From the genome of Lutzomyia longipalpis isolate SR_M1_2022 chromosome 2, ASM2433408v1, one region includes:
- the LOC129788729 gene encoding zinc finger protein 468-like isoform X2 yields MDLANSIKDMCRLCAMDLTNSPATTRILHLNEKSILDRIKKYLQVTVKLDDYMPKQVCERCSQIITDIDELAKVAKNTQKYFLMHLNASLKKIEEKHEVKNPPDEPPVPPVKRSRRRGKKQDGKAPKPTNPPISLEQMINEQISKNPQGGEKCLHSSPQLTYLASNEVSIYAYDDLKLGQLIKDTELLKLILRTLKWEDCESEKQLEKLKNTSFRKILSNSNLLHDGDLLQLIKSYVGQDTFSNTFRPLNAAAGGTDGVVYDLQVSYHLPNVTVTSGCHEKLGELKNLYGGEVSVTEMEVGVDPELFLPYDEDTEATNGDGSCDSTTLSVDLSTENRVRDFEDIEEKAASDPPMPGRPGALNIPEAGFHCTTCPEKFHTHVQLQDHVLTHLLKKKASSGEPKSKTTPKAGKENEAKVRNLEEGNLMGKFTCLVCGRKLSTKGNLKVHMETHKPKGKYACDKCGRIFKTVVNLVRHKEYHSGIKFSCTICGRVYPTNSTLKAHSITHSNFHRNQHTGEKPYKCIYCPKTFASSGNCFSHRKRMHPEEMKIAEQEDEGVRKENISAYGEENPTGRTGEQSMEIEKA; encoded by the exons ATGGATTTAGCAAACAGCATAAAGGATATGTGTCGTCTATGTGCTATGGATCTCACAAATAGCCCCGCAACAACAAGGATTCTCCATCTAAATGAGAAATCCATTCTCGATCGAATTAAGAAGTACCTCCAAGTTACG GTAAAACTTGATGACTACATGCCAAAGCAAGTATGTGAGAGATGCTCACAGATAATCACGGATATTGATGAATTGGCAAAGGTGGCAAAGAATACCCAGAAATATTTCCTAATGCACCTCAATGCATccctgaagaaaattgaggagaagCATGAAGTTAAGAATCCCCCTGATGAGCCACCTGTGCCACCAGTGAAGCGTTCCAGGAGACGTGGGAAGAAGCAAGATGGCAAAGCTCCTAAGCCAACAAATCCCCCAATATCCCTGGAACAGATGATAAATGAGCAAATCTCAAAAAATCCACAAGGTGGGGAAAAATGTCTCCACAGTAGTCCTCAGCTAACGTACTTGGCCAGCAACGAAGTGTCCATCTATGCGTATGATGATTTGAAGCTGGGACAACTCATTAAGGACACAGAGCTTCTAAAACTCATTCTGAGAACACTAAAATGGGAAGATTGTGAATCAGAGAAGCAACTTGAGAAGTTGAAGAATACGAGCTTCAGGAAGATCCTATCAAATTCAAATCTCCTCCACGATGGGGATCTCCTTCAGCTCATCAAGTCATACGTTGGCCAGGACACCTTTTCAAACACCTTTCGCCCCCTCAATGCTGCTGCAGGAGGCACGGATGGTGTTGTGTATGATCTTCAGGTAAGCTACCACCTGCCCAATGTTACAGTGACCAGTGGATGCCATGAGAAGCTTGGAGAATTGAAGAATCTCTATGGGGGTGAAGTCAGTGTCACTGAGATGGAGGTGGGAGTAGATCCGGAGCTTTTTCTGCCCTATGACGAAGACACAGAGGCTACAAATGGAGATGGTAGCTGTGACAGCACAACCCTCAGTGTTGATCTCTCAACTGAAAATCGTGTCAGGGACTTTGAGGATATCGAAGAGAAGGCGGCCAGTGATCCCCCCATGCCAGGACGTCCTGGAGCATTAAACATTCCAGAAGCTGGATTCCACTGCACAACATGCCCGGAAAAATTCCACACTCACGTTCAGCTACAGGATCACGTGTTGACGCATCTTCTGAAGAAAAAGGCGTCTTCGGGAGAACCAAAGAGCAAGAC aaCCCCAAAGGCTGGGAAGGAAAACGAAGCCAAAGTTAGGAACCTAGAGGAAGGAAATCtcatgggaaaattcacctGCCTCGTATGTGGGAGGAAACTATCAACAAAGGGAAACTTAAAGGTTCATATGGAAACTCACAAGCCCAAAGGAAAGTACGCCTGCGATAAATGTGGAAGGAT attcAAAACGGTGGTTAATCTGGTGCGCCACAAGGAGTATCATagtggaattaaattttcctgcaCAATCTGTGGACGAGTTTACCCCACAAATAGCACTTTGAAGGCTCATAGCATAACTCACAGCAAT TTTCATCGGAATCAGCACACCGGCGAAAAGCCATATAAATGCATTTACTGCCCCAAAACTTTTGCCAGTTCCGGGAATTGCTTTTCACATCGAAAAAGAATGCATCCGGAAGAGATGAAAATAGCCGAGCAAGAGGATGAAGGTGTTCGCAAAGAGAATATTTCTGCCTATGGGGAAGAAAATCCCACCGGAAGGACGGGAGAACAATCTATGGAGATTGAGAAAGCATAA
- the LOC129788729 gene encoding zinc finger protein 468-like isoform X1, producing the protein MDLANSIKDMCRLCAMDLTNSPATTRILHLNEKSILDRIKKYLQVTVKLDDYMPKQVCERCSQIITDIDELAKVAKNTQKYFLMHLNASLKKIEEKHEVKNPPDEPPVPPVKRSRRRGKKQDGKAPKPTNPPISLEQMINEQISKNPQGGEKCLHSSPQLTYLASNEVSIYAYDDLKLGQLIKDTELLKLILRTLKWEDCESEKQLEKLKNTSFRKILSNSNLLHDGDLLQLIKSYVGQDTFSNTFRPLNAAAGGTDGVVYDLQVSYHLPNVTVTSGCHEKLGELKNLYGGEVSVTEMEVGVDPELFLPYDEDTEATNGDGSCDSTTLSVDLSTENRVRDFEDIEEKAASDPPMPGRPGALNIPEAGFHCTTCPEKFHTHVQLQDHVLTHLLKKKASSGEPKSKTTPKAGKENEAKVRNLEEGNLMGKFTCLVCGRKLSTKGNLKVHMETHKPKGKYACDKCGRIFKTVVNLVRHKEYHSGIKFSCTICGRVYPTNSTLKAHSITHSNVRPHTCSICLKTFKRNQDLKFHRNQHTGEKPYKCIYCPKTFASSGNCFSHRKRMHPEEMKIAEQEDEGVRKENISAYGEENPTGRTGEQSMEIEKA; encoded by the exons ATGGATTTAGCAAACAGCATAAAGGATATGTGTCGTCTATGTGCTATGGATCTCACAAATAGCCCCGCAACAACAAGGATTCTCCATCTAAATGAGAAATCCATTCTCGATCGAATTAAGAAGTACCTCCAAGTTACG GTAAAACTTGATGACTACATGCCAAAGCAAGTATGTGAGAGATGCTCACAGATAATCACGGATATTGATGAATTGGCAAAGGTGGCAAAGAATACCCAGAAATATTTCCTAATGCACCTCAATGCATccctgaagaaaattgaggagaagCATGAAGTTAAGAATCCCCCTGATGAGCCACCTGTGCCACCAGTGAAGCGTTCCAGGAGACGTGGGAAGAAGCAAGATGGCAAAGCTCCTAAGCCAACAAATCCCCCAATATCCCTGGAACAGATGATAAATGAGCAAATCTCAAAAAATCCACAAGGTGGGGAAAAATGTCTCCACAGTAGTCCTCAGCTAACGTACTTGGCCAGCAACGAAGTGTCCATCTATGCGTATGATGATTTGAAGCTGGGACAACTCATTAAGGACACAGAGCTTCTAAAACTCATTCTGAGAACACTAAAATGGGAAGATTGTGAATCAGAGAAGCAACTTGAGAAGTTGAAGAATACGAGCTTCAGGAAGATCCTATCAAATTCAAATCTCCTCCACGATGGGGATCTCCTTCAGCTCATCAAGTCATACGTTGGCCAGGACACCTTTTCAAACACCTTTCGCCCCCTCAATGCTGCTGCAGGAGGCACGGATGGTGTTGTGTATGATCTTCAGGTAAGCTACCACCTGCCCAATGTTACAGTGACCAGTGGATGCCATGAGAAGCTTGGAGAATTGAAGAATCTCTATGGGGGTGAAGTCAGTGTCACTGAGATGGAGGTGGGAGTAGATCCGGAGCTTTTTCTGCCCTATGACGAAGACACAGAGGCTACAAATGGAGATGGTAGCTGTGACAGCACAACCCTCAGTGTTGATCTCTCAACTGAAAATCGTGTCAGGGACTTTGAGGATATCGAAGAGAAGGCGGCCAGTGATCCCCCCATGCCAGGACGTCCTGGAGCATTAAACATTCCAGAAGCTGGATTCCACTGCACAACATGCCCGGAAAAATTCCACACTCACGTTCAGCTACAGGATCACGTGTTGACGCATCTTCTGAAGAAAAAGGCGTCTTCGGGAGAACCAAAGAGCAAGAC aaCCCCAAAGGCTGGGAAGGAAAACGAAGCCAAAGTTAGGAACCTAGAGGAAGGAAATCtcatgggaaaattcacctGCCTCGTATGTGGGAGGAAACTATCAACAAAGGGAAACTTAAAGGTTCATATGGAAACTCACAAGCCCAAAGGAAAGTACGCCTGCGATAAATGTGGAAGGAT attcAAAACGGTGGTTAATCTGGTGCGCCACAAGGAGTATCATagtggaattaaattttcctgcaCAATCTGTGGACGAGTTTACCCCACAAATAGCACTTTGAAGGCTCATAGCATAACTCACAGCAATGTAAGGCCCCACACATGCTCCATTTGcctaaaaacattcaaaaggaATCAGGATCTCAAG TTTCATCGGAATCAGCACACCGGCGAAAAGCCATATAAATGCATTTACTGCCCCAAAACTTTTGCCAGTTCCGGGAATTGCTTTTCACATCGAAAAAGAATGCATCCGGAAGAGATGAAAATAGCCGAGCAAGAGGATGAAGGTGTTCGCAAAGAGAATATTTCTGCCTATGGGGAAGAAAATCCCACCGGAAGGACGGGAGAACAATCTATGGAGATTGAGAAAGCATAA